Proteins from one Mesotoga infera genomic window:
- a CDS encoding S8 family peptidase: protein MKRKLLFFASVAALLMLLLTGCPNGPKSFTLTITTSPDTGLQITINFVNQQTPFSQKYAEGTNVNVQVTSPQEKDGSAFVVGNDTKYTFQQWNDSNNNNPRDFTVNGNFSYTAQMNVQYKVDVSSNPVGAAVTGGGWYNKDTNATLTAPAMAGYTFSHWVINGVNAGNTNPMIVQVNEPKNVVAQYNADVQYTLTVTTLPDIALDVRIDGTTYPSPKSMVVQGGSNKQIAVVAYQEKDVSPWMTGIDSKYTFANWNDGSAQNPRNVTIDSDKTFTANMTTEYRIDVSASPTLWETGTYWTPRGAVWQFDFSGDLGPYNFSYWLVNGQNVGSARPLELTIDRPHQVTAVFALQEPDYTLTVTTSPHTNLNISIGGTPYTSPKSVVLGSGTATLIAVTSPQSKDTSGQVAGDDTRYTFQQWNDLNTQNPRNITVYSDITYTAQMKLEYLVATSSNPVGTAIAGAGWHIVGEIVNFSAPQKAGFNFSHWVVNGVNAGSANPLAVTIDAPKNVVAHYVAAAGRNIWGNVTPYTGDVKTADLDEYEIVSNPDIRTVPEEAEYVEGEYILKVDSFKDAESSFKTATTGSIEILRRIESADGSLRFLLVSTDLSMKELENLTGVVNVSRNYLFYPLATTPNDTYYPVQWNYPLINLPQAWDYTVGSRSVVVAIIDSGFSINHPDLTGVFTAGYNFIDNNTNVSEPNTSEDSHGTHVAGTVAALSNNAQGVAGVTWGGFGISIIPIRGIKDSSTLISSLIYAVDHGAKIINMSLGGPAGTEPLHDAIKYADRNGVVMVAASGNNGDGNILYPAKYPETIAVGAVWKDGSTVKRSNYSCFGPELDVVAPGGWMTSYTDPNGIYSTGWTPAGNNYMYMQGTSMATPHVTGLVALLMGAGLTDPDEIRQTLRDTATDLGTAGRDDYYGYGLVNAQAALDSITTPQEFKVFLRNPATGVDIANTTISDSGSYGFSNVTLSQVKVWAWRDMDDSGTINKGDLLGYYNYNGGKPNINNATTYDLSTGDNWIDFKFAPIVEN from the coding sequence ATGAAAAGGAAGCTTTTGTTCTTCGCATCGGTGGCGGCTCTGTTGATGTTGCTTCTTACCGGTTGTCCAAACGGTCCGAAAAGTTTCACTTTGACAATAACCACTTCTCCCGATACGGGGCTCCAGATAACTATCAATTTTGTCAATCAACAGACACCTTTCAGCCAGAAGTACGCGGAAGGAACGAATGTGAACGTTCAGGTTACAAGTCCTCAGGAAAAAGACGGTTCCGCGTTCGTGGTCGGTAACGATACCAAATACACCTTCCAGCAATGGAACGATTCAAACAACAACAACCCGAGAGATTTCACCGTCAACGGTAATTTCTCATACACGGCCCAGATGAATGTTCAGTACAAAGTCGATGTATCCTCCAATCCTGTCGGTGCGGCGGTAACAGGCGGAGGCTGGTACAACAAAGACACGAACGCCACGTTGACGGCACCGGCTATGGCCGGCTACACTTTCAGCCACTGGGTAATAAACGGTGTGAACGCCGGCAATACGAATCCTATGATCGTTCAGGTAAACGAACCCAAAAACGTCGTCGCTCAGTACAACGCTGATGTACAGTACACCTTGACGGTAACCACCCTTCCCGACATCGCTCTGGACGTGAGAATAGACGGAACGACTTATCCCTCTCCCAAGAGCATGGTGGTACAGGGCGGAAGCAACAAGCAGATCGCCGTGGTCGCCTACCAGGAGAAGGATGTATCGCCGTGGATGACGGGAATCGATTCCAAATATACATTCGCCAACTGGAACGACGGCAGCGCCCAGAACCCGAGAAATGTCACCATCGATTCCGATAAGACCTTCACCGCCAACATGACTACCGAGTACAGGATCGATGTCAGCGCCTCGCCCACACTGTGGGAGACAGGGACTTACTGGACACCTAGAGGAGCCGTCTGGCAGTTCGATTTCTCGGGTGATCTCGGACCTTACAACTTCAGTTACTGGCTGGTCAACGGCCAGAACGTGGGAAGCGCGAGACCTCTGGAATTGACCATAGACAGGCCCCATCAGGTAACCGCCGTTTTCGCCCTGCAGGAACCCGATTACACGCTGACGGTCACCACCTCGCCCCACACGAATCTGAACATAAGTATCGGGGGAACCCCTTACACCTCTCCCAAGAGCGTGGTGCTCGGAAGCGGAACAGCCACACTGATAGCCGTGACTTCTCCGCAGAGCAAGGATACCTCCGGTCAGGTCGCCGGAGACGATACGAGATACACCTTCCAGCAGTGGAACGATCTCAACACGCAGAACCCGAGAAACATCACCGTGTATTCGGATATAACCTACACGGCCCAGATGAAGCTGGAGTATCTGGTGGCGACTTCATCGAACCCTGTGGGAACGGCTATAGCTGGTGCAGGTTGGCACATAGTCGGAGAGATAGTGAACTTCTCGGCACCCCAAAAGGCCGGGTTCAATTTCAGTCACTGGGTTGTGAACGGTGTCAATGCAGGATCTGCCAATCCGCTTGCCGTCACAATAGATGCTCCGAAAAACGTCGTGGCCCATTACGTCGCGGCGGCCGGAAGGAACATCTGGGGAAATGTGACTCCTTACACAGGAGACGTGAAGACCGCCGATCTCGATGAATACGAGATAGTGTCCAACCCTGATATAAGAACGGTTCCCGAAGAGGCCGAGTACGTCGAGGGAGAATACATACTGAAAGTGGACTCCTTCAAAGATGCGGAAAGCTCCTTCAAGACCGCGACTACCGGAAGTATCGAGATCTTGAGAAGGATCGAATCGGCCGACGGTTCTCTGAGGTTCCTTCTGGTGAGCACGGATCTTTCAATGAAGGAACTCGAAAATCTGACCGGCGTGGTGAACGTATCGCGTAACTACCTCTTCTACCCACTGGCTACAACACCGAACGACACGTATTACCCCGTACAGTGGAACTACCCGCTTATTAACCTGCCGCAGGCCTGGGACTACACCGTAGGTTCGAGGAGCGTCGTGGTTGCCATAATCGATTCGGGGTTCAGTATCAACCATCCCGACCTGACGGGGGTTTTCACTGCCGGGTACAATTTTATAGACAACAACACGAACGTTTCAGAGCCCAACACCTCGGAAGACAGCCACGGCACTCACGTAGCCGGAACTGTAGCGGCGCTTTCGAACAACGCACAGGGAGTGGCCGGTGTCACTTGGGGAGGTTTCGGTATCTCCATAATCCCGATAAGAGGGATAAAAGACTCCAGCACTCTTATTAGCAGCCTCATATACGCGGTGGATCACGGGGCGAAGATAATCAACATGAGTCTCGGCGGACCGGCCGGGACCGAACCGCTCCACGATGCCATAAAATACGCCGATAGGAACGGTGTCGTCATGGTGGCGGCCTCGGGCAACAACGGAGACGGTAACATACTGTACCCCGCGAAGTACCCTGAAACGATAGCGGTCGGCGCGGTCTGGAAAGACGGAAGTACCGTCAAGAGATCGAATTACTCCTGCTTCGGTCCAGAACTGGACGTCGTTGCACCGGGAGGCTGGATGACATCCTACACCGACCCGAACGGAATATACAGCACCGGCTGGACGCCTGCGGGAAACAACTACATGTACATGCAGGGCACATCGATGGCCACGCCACACGTGACCGGGCTCGTCGCGCTACTGATGGGGGCCGGACTCACCGATCCTGACGAGATACGCCAAACGCTACGGGACACGGCGACTGATCTGGGAACGGCAGGAAGAGACGATTATTACGGTTACGGACTGGTAAACGCGCAGGCGGCTCTCGATTCTATAACCACTCCGCAGGAATTCAAGGTCTTCCTGAGGAACCCGGCGACCGGTGTAGATATAGCCAACACGACGATATCCGATTCCGGCTCCTACGGCTTCAGCAACGTAACACTGAGTCAGGTGAAGGTCTGGGCCTGGAGAGATATGGATGATAGCGGTACGATCAACAAGGGAGACCTGCTCGGCTACTACAACTACAACGGCGGAAAGCCGAACATAAATAACGCAACAACGTACGACCTCAGCACGGGCGACAACTGGATCGATTTCAAGTTCGCTCCAATCGTTGAAAATTGA
- a CDS encoding VIT domain-containing protein, with protein MSVIAFLLLMVAPLAANGVVIPPHPVEPGIGGFKMNYHNVDITLDNGIARVKIEEEFENVSSHRLEAVYLFPIPSSAVISDFVMKVGDQVFKGEVLPADEARKIYQEIVAKLKDPALLEYVGSQLIRLSVFPFEPGEKRQFHIEYTQPLEISSNAYTMIYPLKIDSFLTAPIGRVSIRIKTTDEIAEVFSPTHTLKEVQVSGVSGREYIFQAVDFVPSSDVAMVFTASTEEIPSSVATFWDEKAGEGYFLLTLIPRLKEERIIPKDVVFVLDISGSMYGEKIEQAKKALEQVLQMLRSDDRFAIVTFDDGIYDLTGGLLSASEKGVWIEKVRRIQADGMTNIYGALQTSIDMFSRGDEGRFKVLLFLTDGAPTSGITETGRIVSDATNEARARNVHLFSFGVGTGVVAELLDRLVQENAGRVSYIVEGENIESKVTELYRSIETPALENVVISMEGIETAKVLPTGPHSLFSGYALRLSGLFFEEGDLKVTVEGTRGGERHTYEYYFQIDKIAGNEFVSRIWAQKRIALLANIYRYDSSLSEKAREEVAQEIIALSKKFNIINEFTSFLIAPERHLSYNAVVDRGGLGVAPQTTGSVMAAKSVAEMEMDQFVEGGTSDYRFVGSIGFYLKDEVWIEDNPEVEKLVPVKVKAFSQAYFDLFNVDDWLKEVLSLGEKVKFIYKGTLFETGDTGIENEKELEEFLK; from the coding sequence TTGATGGTGGCCCCGCTGGCCGCCAACGGAGTGGTAATACCTCCGCATCCGGTTGAACCGGGAATCGGTGGTTTCAAGATGAATTATCACAATGTCGATATCACTCTCGACAATGGGATAGCGAGGGTAAAAATCGAGGAAGAGTTCGAAAATGTTTCCAGTCACAGACTGGAAGCTGTTTATCTCTTTCCCATACCTTCTTCGGCAGTTATAAGCGACTTCGTGATGAAAGTGGGAGACCAGGTCTTTAAGGGCGAGGTTCTTCCGGCCGACGAGGCAAGAAAGATATACCAGGAGATCGTAGCCAAGTTGAAAGACCCGGCTCTTCTCGAATACGTCGGCAGCCAGTTGATCCGTCTGAGCGTCTTTCCCTTCGAGCCGGGTGAAAAGCGGCAATTCCATATAGAATATACACAACCGCTGGAGATCTCTTCCAACGCATACACCATGATCTATCCCTTGAAAATCGACAGCTTTCTTACTGCTCCGATAGGTAGGGTGAGCATAAGAATCAAGACAACCGATGAAATAGCCGAGGTCTTTTCACCAACACATACCCTGAAAGAGGTCCAGGTATCCGGGGTATCTGGAAGAGAGTACATCTTCCAGGCGGTAGACTTTGTGCCGTCTTCCGATGTTGCAATGGTCTTCACGGCTTCAACTGAAGAGATTCCCTCCTCTGTCGCCACTTTCTGGGATGAGAAAGCTGGGGAGGGTTACTTCCTGCTGACTCTCATACCGAGATTGAAGGAAGAGCGCATCATTCCCAAGGATGTTGTCTTCGTACTTGACATATCAGGCTCGATGTACGGCGAAAAGATAGAACAGGCGAAGAAGGCTCTAGAACAGGTGTTGCAGATGCTGCGAAGTGACGACCGCTTTGCGATCGTGACCTTCGACGACGGAATTTACGACCTGACAGGGGGGCTGCTGAGCGCTTCTGAAAAGGGTGTATGGATAGAGAAAGTCAGAAGGATTCAGGCCGACGGTATGACGAACATTTACGGCGCCCTTCAAACCAGTATAGATATGTTTAGCAGGGGCGACGAAGGGAGGTTCAAGGTTCTTCTCTTCCTGACAGACGGTGCTCCAACTTCGGGAATAACTGAAACCGGCAGAATAGTCAGCGATGCAACCAACGAAGCCAGGGCCAGGAATGTACATCTCTTCTCGTTCGGTGTGGGTACGGGAGTCGTTGCCGAACTTCTGGATCGGCTCGTTCAGGAGAACGCCGGAAGGGTCAGTTACATAGTTGAAGGCGAAAATATCGAGAGCAAAGTGACCGAACTTTACAGGTCGATCGAAACCCCCGCGCTCGAGAACGTGGTGATCTCTATGGAAGGCATAGAGACCGCGAAAGTACTACCGACTGGCCCTCATTCTCTCTTTTCCGGTTATGCGCTGAGGTTATCCGGTCTCTTCTTCGAAGAGGGAGATCTGAAAGTGACGGTAGAGGGCACGCGTGGTGGTGAAAGGCACACATACGAGTATTATTTCCAGATCGACAAGATCGCAGGGAATGAATTCGTCTCAAGGATATGGGCACAGAAGAGAATCGCCTTGCTGGCCAATATCTATCGCTACGACAGCAGTCTGAGCGAAAAGGCCAGGGAGGAAGTCGCACAGGAGATAATCGCACTTTCGAAGAAGTTCAATATAATAAATGAATTCACTTCCTTCCTCATAGCTCCCGAAAGACACCTGTCATACAATGCAGTGGTTGACAGAGGGGGTTTGGGAGTCGCCCCACAGACTACGGGATCGGTAATGGCGGCCAAATCAGTCGCCGAAATGGAAATGGACCAGTTCGTCGAAGGCGGTACGTCCGATTACAGGTTCGTCGGAAGTATCGGATTCTACCTAAAGGATGAAGTTTGGATAGAGGACAATCCAGAGGTCGAAAAACTCGTACCGGTAAAGGTAAAAGCGTTCAGTCAGGCTTATTTCGATCTATTCAACGTTGATGACTGGTTGAAAGAAGTCCTCTCCCTCGGTGAGAAGGTCAAGTTCATATACAAGGGGACTCTCTTCGAGACGGGCGATACGGGTATAGAGAATGAAAAAGAGCTGGAAGAGTTTTTGAAGTAA
- a CDS encoding ferritin-like domain-containing protein: MSDLKKILELALSFERSGQEFYKSNMEKVKQALARETFKYLMDMESSHVEFIRKMIEKLKTDETINIEATGEKDEIFKERLKSQALSSNTYSNDLADLSILRMAYLIEKDFVEYYGKASEKIEDDRAKKLLTTLRVWEEGHMELLKRLMERIYEKNALDLGFYPF; the protein is encoded by the coding sequence GTGAGTGATTTGAAAAAAATTCTGGAACTTGCCCTTAGTTTTGAGAGATCAGGGCAGGAGTTTTACAAAAGCAACATGGAGAAAGTTAAGCAAGCACTGGCAAGGGAAACCTTTAAGTATCTGATGGATATGGAATCCTCACATGTGGAATTTATAAGGAAAATGATCGAAAAACTCAAGACCGATGAGACCATAAATATCGAAGCAACCGGGGAAAAGGACGAAATCTTCAAAGAACGTCTGAAGTCACAGGCTCTTTCCAGTAACACCTACAGCAACGATTTGGCCGATCTTTCGATACTGAGAATGGCTTACCTTATAGAGAAAGACTTCGTGGAGTATTACGGCAAGGCCTCGGAAAAGATAGAAGATGACCGGGCCAAGAAACTGCTGACAACTCTAAGAGTTTGGGAAGAGGGACACATGGAATTGTTGAAAAGACTTATGGAACGTATCTATGAAAAAAACGCGCTGGATCTGGGCTTCTACCCGTTTTAA